Within Sorangiineae bacterium MSr11367, the genomic segment GCACATCATCCTCGGAGCAACGGGACATATTGGGTCAAGCTTGACGCAGGCACTGCTCGAACGCGGAGAGCGCGTCGAGATCGTCACGCGCGACGAAGGAAAAGCGGATGCGTGGCGGCGTCGCGGTGCGCGTGCCGTTGTCGTCGACGTTCACGACACGGGCGCGCTGCGCCGCGTCTTCCAGGGTGGCAAGCGGCTATATCTCCTCAACCCGCCGGCGCCTCCCTCGACGGACACCGCCCGCGAGGAGCGCGCGACGCTGTCGAGCATCCTGTCCGCGCTCGAAGGCTCGGGGCTCGAGAAGATCGTGGCCCAATCGACGTACGCTGCGCAGCCCGGCGATCGCATAGGTGACTTGGGCGTGCTCTACGAAATGGAGCAAGCGCTTGCGGCGCAGCCGATCCCGAGCAGCATCTTGCGGGGCGCGTACTACATGAGCAATTGGGAGGCGTCGCTGGAGACGGTGATGGCGAAGCGCGAGCTTCCGAGCTTCTATCCGACCGACATGGTGTTCCCCATGGTGGCTCCCTCCAATCTCGGGGAGGTGGCCGCGCGGCTCATGACGGAGCCCCTAGGGTCGAGCCGGCTGGTGCACGTCGAAGGGCCCGAGCGCTACTCGCCGAACGATGTCGCGGCCGCCTTCGGTGCGGCGCTGAAGACGGTCATAAGGGCCGTCGAAATCCCGCGCGCCGACCGCGTGGCGGTCTTGCGAAGCATGGGCTTCTCGGAGCCGGCGGCCGAGTCGTTCTCCGCGATGACGGACGCCGCGATGCGCGCCGAAATCCCCGCGCCCGAGCACGCAATCCGCGGCACCACCTCGCTCGCCACCTACGTCACGCAGCGTGTGCAGGTGAGTCATTGACCGGCTATGAATCCACGTTGGCGGTCAAGTCATGCACGGCTTGGAAGAGCTCTTCGAAATTCGCCGGTTTGGACAGATGAACGTCGAATCCGGATTCGAGGGCCCTTCGCCGATCTTCGGGATACGCGAAAGCGGTCACCGCAATGGCCGGCGTGCGCCCTCCGCGTTCGACGGGCAACGCTCGGATGCTTTGGAGCAGTTGGTTTCCGTCTTCGTCGGGCATGGCGATGTCGCTCACGATCAGGTGCGGTTTGAACATCTCCAGCATGCGCCTTCCTTCGCTTGCAGACGGCGCCGTGCGCACGCTCGCGCCGCGGAGGCGGAAGAACATCTCCATGACCAGGCGGCTATCGCGTTCGTCGTCGACGACGAGGACTCGGATGCCCGCGAACTTTGCCGTTGGGCGCCGCCTTCCCCGTATCGAGGGCACCTCGTCCACCTTTTGCATTGCGTCCATCTTTCATGGAAGAACGATTTCGAAAGTTTGCTCACGCGACCGCTGAAGCTGCTGGCCATTCGAAGGTCTTCTTCATCGCCCTTCTCACTATTTGCATTTGGGCGGCAATTGGTCCAGTTTTTCGCTTTTCGGATACCTGGCAGCTCGTCATCAATACGGGCACCACCATCATCACGTTCTTGATGGTCTTTCTTATTCAGAATACGCAAAATCGTGACGCGAAATCCATTCACCTGAAGCTCGATGAGCTGATTCGCTCCAATTCTCATGCGCGCAACGCGCTTTTGGCGCTGGAGGACATGAGCGATGAAGACCTTCAGAACCTCCAAGGCGAGTTCGAACGACTCGCCCACCGATTGCACAAAGTCCGCAAGAGTCGCTCGGGTCACGAAGCGAAGGCGTAAGGCGGCGGTCGGCCTACAGCACCTCGATCCTTGGACTCTCGGGCTTGGGTCGCCGGCTTTGGACGCGTTTCGCAGAGTCGCTCGCCGCGCTCACCGCGAGATGGACGACTTCGTACTTGCTGCCCTTCGGCGTAGCCAGGGCAGGTGGGGTTGCGAGGGCCTGCTTGATGAGACGCTGTATCGTGTTGAGAGCCAGCGCACGCGTCGCCGCGGTGCACTCGCACTCGGGCAACAGTGGACACTGCGCGCTCACATGACCGTTCTCTTCGTATCGGAGAAGAATGGGAAGATTTTGGAGGGTGTTCACGGCCGACCCCCTTTCCCATGTTGATGCGCGAGCTCCGACTTTCCTGCGAGGTGCTGTCTTCTCTGTTTTCTCACCTGGCCAGCCTCCATGTTCGAGAACGGGCCCCCCGTGGACGGAGCCCCCCTGAAGGAGAGCTCATTCGCCGACGACCTTGAGCACGAAGCGAGCCAATTCGCCGTGTGCACGGTCGAGCAGAAATACCGCGGAAAACGAGCGGTATCCGAAAGGCCGCGGCTGGCTGATCGCCGCACGGTACAGCAAAAATGCCACACGGGTGTGCGTTTGCTCAGCCGCCGTCGAGGGACCCTTCACGTGTCGTCGGCAAATGCTCCCGAGAAGGGTGACGCACCGCTCACAATCCAAAAAATGGAATATTGAAATGGCTATAGCGGGGCTCACGGTCATTTGGGCGGCGTTGTGGCACTTCTGCCCTTTGGGGCGCATGGTTCTGCGACGACCTCGAGTCGGTACGCCCAATGCATTCGGGTCTTTCGTGTCGAACACACCCTCGCGCGTATCCGGGGTCGTCCTCGAGGCATTGGACGCCGCCAAGGCCGCTGGTTTGCGGTACGTGAGCGACTCATCACCCGGCATACGGCGCGTTCGCTGTGGCAAAGGGGCGCGCTACGTGGCCCCCGACGGTTCCGCGGTGCGCGATCCCGAGATGCTTCGGCGTATCCGCGGCCTGGTGATTCCACCGGCCTGGAGCAAAGTGTGGATCGCCAGAATTGCGAATGCGCATATTCAAGCCACGGGGCGCGACGCCAAAGGTCGTAAGCAGTATATCTATCATCCGCGCTGGCGCGAGGTGCGCGATGAAAGCAAATACGACAAGCTCGTCGCCTTTGCGCGCGCCCTGCCCAAGATCCAGAAGACCGTCGACATGCACCTTGCCCAGCGCGGGCTGCATCGCGAAAAAGTCCTCGCGACGGTGGTTCGTCTTTTGGAGATCACGCGAATCAGGGTGGGCAGCGAGGAATATGCTCGGACCAATGGCTCGTTCGGGTTGACGACATTGCGCGGACGTCACGTTGACATCGACGGAGGGCGGCTTTCGTTTCACTTTCGCGGAAAGAGCGGAAAAGAGCATGTCATCGACGTGGAAGATCGCCGGCTCGCGCGCATCGTCGCACAGTGTAGCGAGCTGCCGGGGCAAGAGCTCTTCCAATACGTGGACGAAGCGGGCGAGCGTCACACCATCGAGTCCGCGGATATCAACGAGTACATCCGCAGCATCGCCGGCAATGGCTTCACGGCGAAAGATTTCCGCACCTGGGCGGGGACGGTGTTGGCCGCGCGTGCTCTTGGCGAGCTCGCTGCTACGGTGACGACGAAGCCGACCAAGAAGGCCATCACCGAGGTCGTCAAAGTGGTGGCGACGCACCTCGGCAATACCCCCGCGGTGTGTCGCAAGTGCTACGTCCACCCCGCAGTCTTCGAAGCGTTCACCGATGGCTGGCTCGGCCAAGTGCTTCGCGCGAAGGCCGAGGAAAAAGCCGTCATCGCCATCATCCAACGCGCTGCGCGCGGCGCCGACCATCGAGTCACACGCTCCGCCGCGTGATAGCAAACGATTTGCTCGACCGAGCGTGCGCCCCGCTGGGCAGCAGGATGGATATCGTCGCGCCGCCCCCCGCCGTGCCGTCGACGGCGACGCTTCCCCCGTGCGCCTCCACGATTCCCCGAACGATGGCCAGTCCGAGGCCGACACCATGGCGATCCATTTTGTCACCTTGCCAAAACGGACGGAAAACTTCATCTCGTTGCTCGGGAGGAATCCCTGGACCGGTATCGAGCACGCGGAAGATGACATGGGTATCCGTACGCTCGAGCGCCACCCAGACACGGCCGCCTGGCGGAGTAAACTTGAGGGCGTTCGAGACGACGTTTCCGATGGCTTGCTCGATACGAACGGGATCGCACTCAATGGGCACCTCGTCTTCCGGCAGATCGCTCATCATGACGATGCGCTTTCGATTCGCCGCATGCCGGAACTGCTCGAGTACCACCTTTACGAGATCGCGTGCATCGGCCCACTGCTGGGTGATCGACATATGCCCCGGTTCGAGCTCGGACATGGCCAGCAAGTCTTCGATGAGGCGCGCCATCTGCCTGGTACTTCGCTCGATCGCCTCTCCGACCGCGACGGCATCCACTGGCGAGTGTGTCTTCAAGAGCTGCGCGTATCCGTCGACGATGTGAACCGGGTTGCGAAGATCGTGTGCGACGATGGCCATGACCTGTTCGCTTCGACTGAAGACAGCCTGCTCGACCTCATGGGCATTCGCCGCCATCATTTCGTCGATGGCGAGATGCAGCAACTTCGATTCGTCGAGGGCGAGGACGATGGAGTTTGCGTCGCAGAACTCGAGAAGAACCTCACGAAAAACCGACAATTCGCGGGTGGTCTCTTCCGCAGTGTAGTTGACATCGAAACGGTGGCGCGCGTGCGTGGTCCCGAGCTCCTTCGTATCTACGGTGTGGCGACCACTGATCTCGGATTCTCCCGCCAGATGGTGCGTCTCGAACTTCTCGATGATGCGATCGATGAGCGTGGGGATGCTATCCTCGAGCGCGGGGCGCGCGAGCTTGTTGGCCGTGGGAATGTCCGGATCGTCGAGAACCCGCTGAAGCCATTGATCGATCAAGGTTTGCCGCTCCTTGAACAGAAGCTTTGCCAAGCGCCCATGTTTCCGGATTTCCCTCGAAACTCGCTGGCGGTGCTTCATGACTCATTAGGCGCCGGTTCCGAGGCCGCGGCCAGCGGAGAACCGTGCCTGTGGTTCGATGTGTAGGCGCGCGTGTCAATGCGTGTTCGCACGGAAAAAGGGCAGCACGACAGTGCGTCCCTTCGGGAAGAGGTTGATTAGAGTTCCGCCGAGAACAACGCTAGCGCTTCGGCGAAGCGCTGCGGCTCCTCCAGATCGGGGCAGTGGCCCGCCTGCTCGAAGCGCATCAAGCGGGCTTCGCGAAAGTAGGGGATCGCGGACTCGGGATCGCTTTTCCGGTGGCTGCCGTCCCCACCGCCCCAGATGACCAATGACTTTTGCTGCACCGTGGGAAACGTCGGGGTAGCATGCGAGAAATACGCTTGCACCATCGACGCCAGAGCCCAAGGTGAGCCCGCGTCCAATGCACCGATCGCCGTGTCGACGAACTGCTGTTTATTGGCGGCCTTACCGAGCGTGGAGTGAAACCATCGCTCTGCGATCTTCCGCTTGCCGGCCCGCAGGAGCAGCTGGCCCAATACCGGTGTCGCAACCAAACCGCGTCCTCGAAAATCGATACGGCGAGCCCAGGCACGTTCCTGCTCCCAGCTCGGGGCTTGAATGCTCACGACCCCACGAACGATGCTCGGCGCCATCGATGCTACGATGAGTGCCAAGTACGCACCGACGCAGGAGAAAGAAAGGATACATTCTTCGACGTCCTCTGCCTCCAACACTTCCCACACGGCTTGCGCTTGGCTGCGAAGGCTGTAGTCGAAATTCCGCACCGGCTTCGAGAAGCCCATACCGGGTAGCTCGAGACAGAGAACTTTGAATCGAGGGGAAAGTAGCTCGAACAGGCGATCGTAGTGTTCGATGAATACAGGTGTATCGCAGACGAATACGATGGTCCGGGAGCCTTCGCCTTCGTGTCGCAGGCGCACCTGACCGGAAGGCGTGCTGCGGATTCGAATTCCGCTGCGTCCGGAATAGAACGGATTGTACGCACGGCTCCAGGCGAGTGGGCGCTCCAAGGAGTAGACGTTCATGGGCCTTCGAGTAGCCGAGGAGCGCTCGGGCGTGGGTCACGCCTTGGTCATTGGCTCGCGCGCTCCGGACAGAACGTTCAGGTTCCCTCGACGTGGATGTTTTTCAACGTTCGCGCGATGGTGCGCATGCAGCGGAAGTTCACCCGCTGCCAAGAGAGGGACGTGTCGTAGAGGAGCGTGGCTTGGGTGCAACGGCCGTCCAGCGCCTTGATGAAGGCAATGATCGGCCCCACCGTCGACGAGTTCATGTACTCGAAGGGCCGGAAGTCGACCGTCACGCGCTTGCCGGTCGCGCGTGTGGCCAGGCGGTTCAAAAGTGGCGTGAGGAACACCTGCGGGTTCCGATCGTCGCTGGTGCCGCGCCAGGTGATGGTCATGTCCTCGTCGTTCACGGCGAGCGTCACCACCAATCCATCGCGTTCGAATGTCTCGACCTCTTTCATGGCACTGCCCGCCTTGCCGTGACTACCACCATTTTGTTCCCCGTCGCGCACTGCAGATCGAACGCACCTTCGAACGCCACACGGTAAAGCCCCAAGCCACCTGCCACGGCCGAGGCGTCCACGAAGTCCTGGAGGCGTTGCACGTAGAGCGCCTCCTTGTCGGGCTCGCGCATGATGCGCTCGATGCGCTCGCGAAGCGCCGTGCCGTCCGCGTCGGAGTCGACGACATTGGTCGTGGCGATGGTCAAGGCGCCGCCGTCCAGGCGCAATTCGAAGCGCGCGGCGGAAGTGCCCTCGACCGGGACCCCGTATTTGAGCGCGTTTTCGAGGAGCTCCGACGCGGTCATCACCGCCGCGTCCTGCACGTCCTCGTCGTAGCTCGCCATCAAGCGCTTCACCCGCTGGCGCAGCTCGCGGATTTTGGCCCAGCACCCCGGCGAGGGCAGAAGATCGAGCTCGATGCACGTTTCGCTCACGCGCCGTTACCACCATGCGCAGTGCCGGTGCGCCGGATGGCCACCACCGTCACGTCGTCCGAGATCTCCCACCCTTCGAGACCATCCATCACGCTCTGCACGAGATCGCGCGCGCTTTGCGTCACCGGCGCGGCGGCGGCCAAGTGCTCGACGACGCGGGTGACCCCGCGCAGTCCTCCGTCGCGTCTCGCTTCGGTGAGGCCGTCGGTGAAGAGCAGCAAGGCATCGCCCGGCTCGAGTACGAGGCGCGCGTCGGGGAGCAAGGTGCGGATGTCGTCGAGCACGCCGAGCCATACACCGGTAGTCTCGATGACCTCGACCGTGCCCTTCGCGGCGCGGTACACGAGGAGATCCTGGTGCAGGCCGGCGTACCACACGGCGCCGTCCGTCCCGCCGTCGAAACGGAACGCGGTCACCGTCATGTACTGCCCATCTCCGATCTTGCGCAGGTTGCGGCATATGGCGGCGTTGACCGCGGCGAGGACCTCCGATGGCGCAGGCGGTGCGCCACCCGTGCCGAGGTTCTGTGCCAGCGCCCGCACCGCGGTTTGGGCCATCATCATGATGAGCCCCGCCGTGATGCCGTGACCGGAGACATCGCCCACGACGACCCACTCGGTGCCACTGGCGCGGAATACGTCGTAGTAGTCGCCGCCCACGTCGGACGCGGGGACCATCACCGCCGCCACGTCGTAGCCGGAGAGCGCGGGCTCGCTTGGAAGCAGCACCGTTTGGATCTTGCGCGCGAGGTCCATCTCGCTCCAGAGATCCGCCACGGTCTTGCGCAGTTCCTCGGTGCGCTGCGCGACCTGCTGCTCCAGCGTCTCGTTGGCCTGCGCGAGGCGCGCGGTAGCCGCTTGCGTGGCGGCGTAGAGGAGCGCGTTCTCGACAGCGGTGGCCGCCTGCGCCGAGAGCACCTGGAGGAGGTCGACGCGCGCTCGGTCGAAGGCGCCGGTGACCAGGCGGTTCTCGAGGTAGAGCAAACCCGTGAGCCGACCCTGATGCGCCATCGGAACGCAGAGCAGCGAACGCGGGCGGGCCGAGGCGATGTAAGGATCGTCGGTGAACCGTGGGTCGGTGCTGGCGTCGTCGAGCACGACGGATTCGCGCGTGCGCGCCACGTAGTGCACGACGGTGGTGGCCAGATCGCTCGCTGTGCCGATTTCCGAGGCCAGGCCCACGCGCACGACGTCGGGGTTCACCGTGGCCACCGCCTCGACCAGCAGCTTGCCGTCGCGCTGCAGCAGCAACGAGCCGCGCTGCGCGCCCGCGTTGGCGAGCACGATGCGCAGCAGGCGATCGAGCACGCGATCGAGAACGAGCTCGCCGGAGATGGCATGCGCCGCGCGAACCACGGTCGCCACGTCGAGCCGCCCCGAGCCAGGCACATCGCCCGTGGTCGAGCGGCTGCTGCTCGTGGTGTGCCTGCTGCTCACGCCGGCCGACTCGGCGGCCACGTCGGATCGCAACAGCAGATGCAGATAGCGTCGCTCGAGATCCTCGACCTTCGCCGTCGCGCCCCAGCGGGTATAGCCGAAGTGCGCCTCGGTCATGTACGCGCGCGCCAGCGTGGTACGCCCGCGCGCCGCGTAGAACTTGGACGCGAGCTCGTTGGCCAGGGCGTGATCGCGCGCGAACCCATTGCGCTGCGCGAGGGCGATCGCCTCGTCGTACAGCTGGGCGGCCTTTCCGTGTTCCCCCTCGAGGCGCGCACACTCGGCGGCGACGAGGCGGTCTTTGTGGCCATAGTTCTCGGGGGCGTTCTCGGCGAAGGTCGCAAGCTCGGCGGCGTTGGTCTCGAGCAGTGCACGGTAGCGCGGCGCGTCCTCGGTGTGCGTGTCCGTCAGCAGCGCCGCGGCGGTCAAGCACGCGTAGAACGGCAGCTCGGTCTTGAAGAAGTGGCCCGTGCTGCTTGCCTTGTTCGCCTCCGCGAGCTCGGCCATCTCGAGGGCGCCGGCGTAATCCTCGTAGATGAACCGCAATTGCAGCTTGACGATGTAATACCAGAGTACGACGAGCAGAAATCCGGATTCGACCATCCGCGCGGCAAACCCCTCTTCGCGGAACGAAGCGTCGTCGAGCGCGTCGGGCGCGGGGCCGTGGGTCTCATGGCGCAGGTTGGCGAGCATCTGCCGGCCGACGCGCAGGAACGCGGTGGCCATCGCATCCTTCGTGCGGCCCATGAGCGTGAGGAAGCGGTCGGTCTCCGGCACCAGCTCTTCGAGCGGCACGCCGAGTCCGAGCTTGCCCATGAGCAGGCTGTAACACGTATAGGACAAATACGGAAAATCACCCGACTCGAGCCCCGCAGCGTATGCGCGCTGCGAGTATTCCAGCGACGTTCGCAGTGATTGTCGGAAAAACAGGAACACGCCGTACATGAAATTCAATTTGCATGTCAGGTCGGCGTTCTTGAATCGTTCGTTCAGCGCGAGGGCGAGCCGTCCGAACTCCTGCGCCTGCTCGTAGCGGCCCATGACGCCCGCCAAAACGAGCCCGTGCATCATGTAGCCGCACGACGAGACGTCGGAGTGCCCATACCGAAGTGAGATATTGACCTGCTTGACGATGACCCATCCGAGCAACGTGGGATGCGTCAAATATGCCGCCGAGATCAGGCTCATCAAGAGCCGCAGCACCGCCTGGCGATCCGGATCGGTGAGGAGCGGTGCGTCCACCAAATCGCCGATGCGGCGCGTCCCCAGGTTGGTCTCGACGTCGGTCAGCTCGGTGCCGAGTGCGGCGTCGAGCGCGGGGCCAATCAAGGGCATGTCGATGCCGAAGACCGCGAGGCCCGCCCGTCCCACGTCGATGGCGTCCGCGAACTTGCCCAGGGTCGTGTAGAGCACGATGCGCAGGTTGTGCACGCGGGCGCGCTCGAGCTTGTTGTTCGCGCGCGCGAGGAGCCGATCGAACAGCGGCTCCGCGACATCGAATTGGCCAATGAGGTATTCGCATTCGGCGCGTTCGGTGTACAGCGCGAAGGCCAAATCGTAATCGCTCTTCCAACTCGACTCGGTGAGCATCGCCATGCCCGACGCCGCGAAGGCGGCCGCCGCGGCGTACGCGGTCGCGGCCTTGGCCCGGCGCGCCGCCGTCAGGTTCAAACGCCCCAAGTCGATGCGTTCGTCCTCGGACGTGATGTCGCCGGCCGCGAAATTGAGGTGGCGCACGACCTCGAAGAGCGCTTCGTCGGCACGTTGCCGTTCGAGCTTGCCGCGCAGCAGGCGTCCGAGCTTCAAATGATGCGCGCGGCGGGTTTCGTCTCCAACGAGCGAGTCGGCCGCTTGTTGCACGCGGTCGTGCAAAAAGCGATAGCGCACGTCGAGGGTGCCGTCGGCGGTTTCGGCACGCGCGGGGGCGGGGGCCGGCCCGTCGAAAAAGCGGTATTCGGCGTCCTGCGGCAACACGAGCCCTTCGCGCAGTGCATCCCAGAGATCCGCGGCGACGTCGGCCGGCGGACGCTCGTCGAGCTCGGCGAGGAGCGCGAGCGAGAAGCTGTGGCCGATGCACGCCGCGTAGGTGAGCACACGCTGCGTCTCGGGGCCCAGCCGGCGCAGCTTCTCGACGATGAGGTCGACGACGTTGTCCGTCACCATCATGCGATCGATGGCGCCGAGATCCCACGTCCACGTGCGCGCGTTGGTATCGAAGGCCACGAGACCACGTTCGTGGAGCGAGCGAATGAACTGGGTCAGAAAGAACGGATTGCCCTGGGTCTTGTCGAGCGCGGCGCGCGCGAGCGGTGTGCTGTCTTCGCGGGTGCACCGCAGGGTATCGGCGAGCAACTCGGCCACGTGCCCGAGCTCCAGCGGTGCGAGCGCGATGCTGCTCGTTCGATTGCTCGCCGCGCCGTCCGTCCGCAGCTCGGCGAGGGTGAGCTCGAGGAGGTGCGCCGGGCCCACTTCGTTGTCGCGGTAGGCGCCGATGAGGAGCAAATGCCCGCCCTCGGGATCGGTCAAGAGATGCCGAATCAATTGCAGCGACGCCGGATCGGCCCACTGAAGGTCGTCGAGGAAGACGACCAGCGGACGGTCGCCCGAGCAGAAGACCCGGACGAAATTCTGGAACACCAACACGAAACGATTCTGCGACTCGGCCGCGGCGAGTTCGGGGACCGCCGGCTGCGCGCCGATCACCAGCTCGAGCTCGGGGATGCGGTCGACGATGACCTGGCCGTTGCTGCCGAGGGCACTCGAGAGCCTCTGGCGCCATACCGCGAGCGCCTCGTCACGCTCCGTGAGCACTTGGCGCACGAGCTCGCGGAACGCATGCGTGATGGGCGCATAAGGGACGCTGCGATCGAATTGATCGAATTTGCCCGATACGAAATAGCCACGACGGCGCGCAATCGGCTTGTGGATCTCGTTGACCAGCGCGGACTTGCCAACCCCCGAATACCCCGCCACGAGGAGCAGTTCCGGGCGCCCGGCGACCACCCGATCGAAGGCCACCAGCAACGCGGCGGCCTCGCCATCGCGGCCATACAGCTTTTGCGGAATGCGTAGATCGCCGCTCTGATCGTGGGCCGCGAGGGCGAACGGTGCAATGGTCCCGGTGGTGCGCCACTGCGCGAGGCACGCGTCCAGATCCGCCTTCACACCGGCCGCGCTCTGGTAGCGCTCCTCGGGCACCTTGCGCAGGAGGCGCATCACGATGTCGGAGACCGCACGCGGCACCTCGGGCGCCGCCTCGTGCAGGGCGCGTGGGAGCCGCGCGATGTGGCTGTGTACGAGCTCCATTGGATCGGCCGAGACGAAGGGCAGCGCGAAGGCGAAGAGCTCGTAGATCGTCACGCCGAGCGAATACAGATCGGCGCGCGCATCGACGCCGCGGTTCATGCGTCCCGTTTGTTCGGGGGCCATGTACGCGAGCGTGCCCTCGAGCGTGCCGGGTGGCTCGGCGCCGCGGGCCTCCTGCGAGAGCCGGGTGGCGATACCAAAGTCAATCAGGGTGACGCGAATGGCGCTCGGAAAGGTGCTCGGATCGACGAGCACGTTGGACGGCTTGACGTCCTTGTGCAGGATTCCTTGCCCGTGAATTGCGGCCAGTGCACCGGCCAGGGAGCACGCGACGCCTAGCGACTGCTCGAACGAAAGACGTCGCGCCCGCAGGAGGTGCGCGAGCGAGTCGCCCGGCACGTCGTCCATGATGATCGCGAAGCGGCCGTCGTCCTGCTCGAGGTCGTGAACGCGGACGACGTTGTCGAGCGATAGCGTACTTAGAATCGTATAC encodes:
- a CDS encoding response regulator; the protein is MQKVDEVPSIRGRRRPTAKFAGIRVLVVDDERDSRLVMEMFFRLRGASVRTAPSASEGRRMLEMFKPHLIVSDIAMPDEDGNQLLQSIRALPVERGGRTPAIAVTAFAYPEDRRRALESGFDVHLSKPANFEELFQAVHDLTANVDS
- a CDS encoding ATP-binding protein; this translates as MSDLPEDEVPIECDPVRIEQAIGNVVSNALKFTPPGGRVWVALERTDTHVIFRVLDTGPGIPPEQRDEVFRPFWQGDKMDRHGVGLGLAIVRGIVEAHGGSVAVDGTAGGGATISILLPSGAHARSSKSFAITRRSV
- a CDS encoding trifunctional serine/threonine-protein kinase/ATP-binding protein/SpoIIE family protein phosphatase; this encodes MLIYRGRRASDGRPIAAKVLRSAYPTARDIAKLRHEYTILSTLSLDNVVRVHDLEQDDGRFAIIMDDVPGDSLAHLLRARRLSFEQSLGVACSLAGALAAIHGQGILHKDVKPSNVLVDPSTFPSAIRVTLIDFGIATRLSQEARGAEPPGTLEGTLAYMAPEQTGRMNRGVDARADLYSLGVTIYELFAFALPFVSADPMELVHSHIARLPRALHEAAPEVPRAVSDIVMRLLRKVPEERYQSAAGVKADLDACLAQWRTTGTIAPFALAAHDQSGDLRIPQKLYGRDGEAAALLVAFDRVVAGRPELLLVAGYSGVGKSALVNEIHKPIARRRGYFVSGKFDQFDRSVPYAPITHAFRELVRQVLTERDEALAVWRQRLSSALGSNGQVIVDRIPELELVIGAQPAVPELAAAESQNRFVLVFQNFVRVFCSGDRPLVVFLDDLQWADPASLQLIRHLLTDPEGGHLLLIGAYRDNEVGPAHLLELTLAELRTDGAASNRTSSIALAPLELGHVAELLADTLRCTREDSTPLARAALDKTQGNPFFLTQFIRSLHERGLVAFDTNARTWTWDLGAIDRMMVTDNVVDLIVEKLRRLGPETQRVLTYAACIGHSFSLALLAELDERPPADVAADLWDALREGLVLPQDAEYRFFDGPAPAPARAETADGTLDVRYRFLHDRVQQAADSLVGDETRRAHHLKLGRLLRGKLERQRADEALFEVVRHLNFAAGDITSEDERIDLGRLNLTAARRAKAATAYAAAAAFAASGMAMLTESSWKSDYDLAFALYTERAECEYLIGQFDVAEPLFDRLLARANNKLERARVHNLRIVLYTTLGKFADAIDVGRAGLAVFGIDMPLIGPALDAALGTELTDVETNLGTRRIGDLVDAPLLTDPDRQAVLRLLMSLISAAYLTHPTLLGWVIVKQVNISLRYGHSDVSSCGYMMHGLVLAGVMGRYEQAQEFGRLALALNERFKNADLTCKLNFMYGVFLFFRQSLRTSLEYSQRAYAAGLESGDFPYLSYTCYSLLMGKLGLGVPLEELVPETDRFLTLMGRTKDAMATAFLRVGRQMLANLRHETHGPAPDALDDASFREEGFAARMVESGFLLVVLWYYIVKLQLRFIYEDYAGALEMAELAEANKASSTGHFFKTELPFYACLTAAALLTDTHTEDAPRYRALLETNAAELATFAENAPENYGHKDRLVAAECARLEGEHGKAAQLYDEAIALAQRNGFARDHALANELASKFYAARGRTTLARAYMTEAHFGYTRWGATAKVEDLERRYLHLLLRSDVAAESAGVSSRHTTSSSRSTTGDVPGSGRLDVATVVRAAHAISGELVLDRVLDRLLRIVLANAGAQRGSLLLQRDGKLLVEAVATVNPDVVRVGLASEIGTASDLATTVVHYVARTRESVVLDDASTDPRFTDDPYIASARPRSLLCVPMAHQGRLTGLLYLENRLVTGAFDRARVDLLQVLSAQAATAVENALLYAATQAATARLAQANETLEQQVAQRTEELRKTVADLWSEMDLARKIQTVLLPSEPALSGYDVAAVMVPASDVGGDYYDVFRASGTEWVVVGDVSGHGITAGLIMMMAQTAVRALAQNLGTGGAPPAPSEVLAAVNAAICRNLRKIGDGQYMTVTAFRFDGGTDGAVWYAGLHQDLLVYRAAKGTVEVIETTGVWLGVLDDIRTLLPDARLVLEPGDALLLFTDGLTEARRDGGLRGVTRVVEHLAAAAPVTQSARDLVQSVMDGLEGWEISDDVTVVAIRRTGTAHGGNGA
- a CDS encoding NmrA family transcriptional regulator, with protein sequence MTQALLERGERVEIVTRDEGKADAWRRRGARAVVVDVHDTGALRRVFQGGKRLYLLNPPAPPSTDTAREERATLSSILSALEGSGLEKIVAQSTYAAQPGDRIGDLGVLYEMEQALAAQPIPSSILRGAYYMSNWEASLETVMAKRELPSFYPTDMVFPMVAPSNLGEVAARLMTEPLGSSRLVHVEGPERYSPNDVAAAFGAALKTVIRAVEIPRADRVAVLRSMGFSEPAAESFSAMTDAAMRAEIPAPEHAIRGTTSLATYVTQRVQVSH
- a CDS encoding low affinity iron permease family protein, which codes for MEERFRKFAHATAEAAGHSKVFFIALLTICIWAAIGPVFRFSDTWQLVINTGTTIITFLMVFLIQNTQNRDAKSIHLKLDELIRSNSHARNALLALEDMSDEDLQNLQGEFERLAHRLHKVRKSRSGHEAKA
- a CDS encoding DNA topoisomerase IB, with the protein product MSNTPSRVSGVVLEALDAAKAAGLRYVSDSSPGIRRVRCGKGARYVAPDGSAVRDPEMLRRIRGLVIPPAWSKVWIARIANAHIQATGRDAKGRKQYIYHPRWREVRDESKYDKLVAFARALPKIQKTVDMHLAQRGLHREKVLATVVRLLEITRIRVGSEEYARTNGSFGLTTLRGRHVDIDGGRLSFHFRGKSGKEHVIDVEDRRLARIVAQCSELPGQELFQYVDEAGERHTIESADINEYIRSIAGNGFTAKDFRTWAGTVLAARALGELAATVTTKPTKKAITEVVKVVATHLGNTPAVCRKCYVHPAVFEAFTDGWLGQVLRAKAEEKAVIAIIQRAARGADHRVTRSAA
- a CDS encoding alpha/beta hydrolase gives rise to the protein MNVYSLERPLAWSRAYNPFYSGRSGIRIRSTPSGQVRLRHEGEGSRTIVFVCDTPVFIEHYDRLFELLSPRFKVLCLELPGMGFSKPVRNFDYSLRSQAQAVWEVLEAEDVEECILSFSCVGAYLALIVASMAPSIVRGVVSIQAPSWEQERAWARRIDFRGRGLVATPVLGQLLLRAGKRKIAERWFHSTLGKAANKQQFVDTAIGALDAGSPWALASMVQAYFSHATPTFPTVQQKSLVIWGGGDGSHRKSDPESAIPYFREARLMRFEQAGHCPDLEEPQRFAEALALFSAEL